The following are from one region of the Chitinophagales bacterium genome:
- a CDS encoding peptide-binding protein, giving the protein MKKFTEKVMFGIGLVAVLVSCNSGSNTADTAVVQSKRAGVNEVIIHEIGNPDKLNPILSTSANSSFIEGEMFMSLLAIDPDSFTYLPMLARSRPVIQNVEEGEYAGGQTITYELRPEAVWDNGEPVTAYDVEFTLKTIKNPHVDCPHLRPYYEFIGDMKIDEQNPRKFTFFCKDRYFMSEIWSGLTVYPEYVYDPERIMRNFTVKELDDPKNLDKIKSDPRIIRFAQQFNSEKYQREKGFVVGCGPYEFDSWVTNQRIILKRKPNWWGDKLKGVSRGFEANPQKLIYEIITDHTTALTALKDEGIDVMRAFKPKDFVDLQKDPKATKLFNLESPLELSYVYIGLNMKNPKLEDVRVRKALAHMVDTKYIIDVLFYGLGERTIGPIHPSQSYYHKGITPYAFDLDKAAKLLEEAGWVDSDGDGIRDKVINGVKTPLKLEYKYSQGSATGENVGLMLKEKGKKVGVDFSLLQREWTVFIEDNKNHNFEMFYGAWIAAPTLTDLKQIWHTESYNRGSNYVGFGNEETDELIEKIRYELNEEVRNQMYYKIQEIIHDQVPYIFLLTPKNKLAIHKRFDNAGPKVARPGYVVDEFRLNPNFGVRAVAAN; this is encoded by the coding sequence ATGAAAAAATTTACAGAAAAAGTAATGTTCGGCATAGGGCTGGTTGCCGTTCTGGTTTCCTGCAACAGCGGAAGCAACACCGCGGATACTGCGGTGGTGCAAAGCAAGCGGGCAGGAGTGAATGAAGTGATTATTCACGAAATTGGCAATCCTGATAAGCTGAATCCTATTCTCTCCACCAGTGCCAACTCCAGCTTTATTGAAGGGGAGATGTTTATGTCTTTACTGGCTATTGACCCGGATTCGTTTACGTATTTGCCTATGCTGGCTCGCTCCAGGCCGGTTATCCAGAATGTGGAAGAGGGAGAATATGCCGGTGGGCAAACCATCACCTATGAATTGCGTCCGGAAGCGGTATGGGACAATGGTGAACCGGTAACTGCCTATGACGTGGAATTTACGCTGAAGACAATCAAAAATCCGCATGTGGATTGTCCGCATCTGCGACCCTATTATGAATTTATCGGGGATATGAAGATTGATGAACAGAATCCCAGAAAATTTACCTTCTTCTGCAAAGATCGTTACTTCATGTCTGAGATCTGGAGCGGGTTGACCGTCTATCCGGAGTATGTCTACGATCCGGAAAGGATTATGCGCAACTTTACTGTTAAGGAGCTGGATGATCCCAAAAACCTGGATAAGATCAAGTCTGACCCTCGCATTATCCGTTTTGCCCAGCAGTTTAATTCCGAAAAATATCAGAGGGAGAAAGGCTTTGTGGTAGGCTGCGGCCCCTACGAATTTGACAGCTGGGTTACCAACCAGCGTATCATACTGAAAAGAAAACCCAACTGGTGGGGCGATAAGCTGAAAGGCGTATCGCGGGGGTTTGAAGCCAACCCTCAGAAACTGATTTATGAAATAATCACGGATCACACCACAGCTCTCACGGCCTTGAAAGATGAAGGTATTGATGTGATGCGCGCCTTTAAACCCAAGGATTTTGTGGATCTGCAAAAAGACCCCAAGGCAACTAAACTTTTCAATCTGGAATCGCCTCTGGAGTTATCTTATGTATATATCGGATTAAACATGAAAAATCCCAAGCTGGAAGATGTTCGTGTACGTAAAGCCCTCGCACACATGGTAGATACCAAATACATCATAGACGTGTTGTTTTATGGTTTGGGTGAACGCACGATAGGTCCTATTCATCCTTCCCAGAGCTATTATCATAAAGGGATTACCCCTTATGCCTTTGACCTGGATAAGGCTGCTAAGCTGCTGGAGGAAGCCGGCTGGGTGGATTCCGATGGAGATGGCATCCGCGATAAAGTCATCAACGGAGTCAAAACCCCGCTTAAGCTGGAATACAAGTATTCACAGGGCAGCGCTACAGGCGAAAACGTAGGTTTAATGCTGAAAGAAAAAGGTAAGAAGGTGGGCGTGGATTTTTCTTTGCTGCAGCGGGAATGGACCGTTTTCATTGAGGACAACAAAAACCACAACTTTGAGATGTTTTATGGTGCCTGGATTGCTGCGCCCACTCTTACTGACCTGAAGCAAATCTGGCATACCGAATCTTACAATCGTGGCAGCAACTATGTAGGGTTTGGCAATGAAGAAACCGATGAGCTGATAGAAAAGATTCGTTATGAACTCAATGAAGAGGTGCGCAATCAGATGTATTATAAAATACAGGAAATTATTCATGATCAGGTGCCCTATATTTTTCTGCTTACGCCCAAAAACAAGTTGGCCATTCATAAGCGGTTTGACAATGCGGGTCCGAAAGTGGCCCGCCCCGGTTATGTGGTGGATGAGTTTCGTCTGAATCCCAATTTCGGGGTGCGAGCAGTAGCTGCTAACTGA